The Dama dama isolate Ldn47 chromosome 3, ASM3311817v1, whole genome shotgun sequence genome has a segment encoding these proteins:
- the NTS gene encoding neurotensin/neuromedin N, translating into MMAGMKIQLVCMILLAFSSWSLCSDSEEEMKALETDLLTNMHTSKISKASVPSWKMSLLNVCSLINNLNSQAEETGEFHEEELITRRKFPAALDGFSLEAMLTIHQLRKICHSRAFQHWELIQEDILDAGNDKNEKEEVIKRKIPYILKRQLYENKPRRPYILKRGSYYY; encoded by the exons ATGATGGCAGGAATGAAAATCCAGCTGGTGTGCATGATACTCCTGGCTTTCAGCTCCTGGAGTCTGTGCTCAG ATTCAGAAGAGGAGATGAAAGCGTTAGAAACAGATTTATTGACCAATATGCATACATCAAAg ATCAGTAAGGCAAGTGTTCCCTCTTGGAAAATGAGCCTGCTGAATGTCTGCAGTCTTATAAATAACCTGAACAGCCAAGCTGAGGAAACAGGAGAGTTTCATGAGGAGGAGCTTATTACAAGAAGGAAATTTCCTGCTGCCTTAGATGGCTTTAGCTTGGAAGCAATGTTGACGATACACCAGCTCCGAAAAATCTGTCACAGCAGGGCCTTTCAACATTGGGag TTGATTCAGGAAGACATTCTTGATGCTGgaaatgacaaaaatgaaaaggaagaagtgataaagagaaaaattccTTACATTCTGAAACGGCAGCTCTATGAAAATAAACCCAGAAGACCCTACATACTCAAAAGAGGTTCTTACTACTACTGA